In one Parageobacillus genomosp. 1 genomic region, the following are encoded:
- the rlmN gene encoding 23S rRNA (adenine(2503)-C(2))-methyltransferase RlmN, translating into METTKTTVRKQKETPPHLPSVYSLTLEELKNWLIERGEKPFRATQIYEWLYQKRVTDFSEMTNLPKALREQLSEHFAITTLNTIVKQTSKDGTIKFLFELHDGYSIETVLMRHHYGNSICVTTQVGCRIGCTFCASTLGGLKRHLEAGEIVAQVVQVQKALDEYGERVSSIVVMGIGEPFDNYDELIKFLKIVNHSKGLNIGARHITVSTSGIIPKIYQFAEEGMQVNFAISLHAPTTELRTKLMPINKAYPLPKLMEAVRYYIEKTGRRVTFEYGLFGGVNDQIEHAEQLAELLKGLKCHVNLIPVNYVPERNYVRTPRDQIFAFERALKKHGINVTIRREQGHDIDAACGQLRAKERKEETR; encoded by the coding sequence TTGGAAACAACAAAGACGACCGTACGAAAACAAAAGGAAACACCGCCGCATTTGCCATCGGTTTATTCGTTGACGTTAGAGGAGCTGAAAAATTGGCTCATCGAGCGCGGCGAAAAACCGTTTCGCGCGACGCAAATATATGAATGGCTCTACCAAAAACGGGTAACCGATTTCTCGGAAATGACGAACTTGCCAAAAGCGCTACGCGAACAATTAAGCGAGCATTTTGCTATCACGACGTTAAATACGATTGTGAAACAGACATCGAAAGACGGCACGATCAAGTTTTTGTTTGAACTGCACGACGGGTATTCGATCGAGACGGTGCTCATGCGCCATCATTACGGAAATTCGATTTGTGTGACGACACAAGTCGGCTGTCGCATCGGCTGCACGTTTTGCGCTTCAACGCTTGGCGGATTGAAGCGTCATTTAGAAGCGGGAGAAATTGTGGCGCAAGTCGTCCAAGTGCAAAAAGCGCTCGATGAGTACGGCGAGCGGGTAAGCAGCATCGTCGTGATGGGAATCGGCGAGCCATTTGACAACTACGATGAACTGATCAAGTTTTTAAAAATCGTTAATCATTCCAAAGGATTGAATATTGGCGCCCGCCATATAACCGTATCGACGAGCGGAATTATCCCGAAAATTTATCAATTTGCCGAGGAAGGAATGCAAGTCAATTTTGCCATTTCATTGCACGCCCCGACGACTGAGCTGCGCACGAAGCTCATGCCGATCAACAAGGCGTACCCGCTGCCGAAGCTGATGGAGGCGGTCCGCTATTACATTGAAAAAACGGGGCGCCGCGTTACGTTTGAATACGGACTGTTTGGCGGGGTCAATGACCAAATCGAACACGCCGAGCAGCTCGCGGAGCTGCTTAAAGGATTAAAGTGCCACGTCAACCTGATTCCGGTCAATTACGTACCAGAGCGGAATTATGTGCGCACGCCGCGCGATCAAATTTTTGCCTTTGAACGGGCGCTAAAAAAACATGGAATTAATGTGACCATTCGCCGCGAACAAGGACATGATATCGATGCAGCATGCGGGCAGCTTCGCGCGAAGGAGAGAAAAGAAGAGACGAGGTGA
- a CDS encoding Stp1/IreP family PP2C-type Ser/Thr phosphatase gives MRAVFQTDIGKIRAHNEDSGGVFQNKDGHYLAVVADGMGGHLAGDVASEMTISYLKQQWEQSEHISSPAVAEQWLKDHVAAVNRILFEHSLQHEECQGMGTTIVSAICTDQFATVGHIGDSRCYLFNKNGFQQITEDHSLVNELVKKGQISKEDAEHHPRKNVLLRALGTEREVKLDMKTVSIDEHDMLLLCSDGLSNKVSEEMMLHILNSDDPLEHKAQALIDLANERGGEDNITLVIIDFSLECESR, from the coding sequence ATGAGAGCCGTTTTTCAAACCGATATCGGTAAAATTCGCGCTCACAATGAAGACAGCGGCGGTGTTTTTCAAAATAAAGATGGTCATTATTTAGCGGTTGTCGCCGATGGAATGGGGGGGCATCTCGCTGGAGACGTTGCAAGCGAAATGACGATTTCGTATTTAAAACAGCAATGGGAGCAGTCCGAACATATTTCATCGCCCGCAGTCGCCGAACAATGGCTGAAAGATCATGTGGCAGCGGTCAACCGCATTTTGTTTGAACATTCCTTGCAGCATGAAGAATGTCAAGGAATGGGAACAACAATTGTCAGCGCGATCTGTACGGATCAGTTTGCCACCGTCGGCCATATTGGCGACAGCCGCTGCTATCTTTTCAATAAAAACGGGTTTCAACAAATAACAGAAGACCATTCACTGGTTAATGAATTGGTAAAAAAGGGACAAATTTCCAAGGAGGATGCGGAGCATCATCCGCGGAAAAATGTGTTGTTGCGCGCGCTTGGCACGGAAAGAGAAGTGAAGCTGGATATGAAAACGGTCAGCATCGATGAGCATGATATGCTGCTGTTATGTTCGGACGGTTTATCGAACAAAGTTTCCGAGGAAATGATGCTGCATATTTTGAATTCGGACGACCCGCTCGAGCATAAAGCACAGGCGCTAATTGATTTAGCTAATGAACGGGGAGGAGAAGATAATATTACGCTGGTAATTATCGATTTTTCATTGGAATGTGAAAGTAGGTGA
- the rpe gene encoding ribulose-phosphate 3-epimerase, which yields MIKIAPSILSANFASLGEEIRDVEQGGADYIHVDVMDGHFVPNITIGPLIVEAIRPVTNLPLDVHLMIEQPDRYIPAFAKAGADYLSVHVEACPHLHRTIHLIKEHGVKAGVVLNPHTPVEMIQHIIEDVDLVLLMTVNPGFGGQKFIPSVLPKIRQVAQYVKERNLSVEIEVDGGINAETARLCVEAGANVLVAGSAIYNEQDRAAAIRALRGPHKAEG from the coding sequence ATGATCAAAATTGCACCATCCATTTTATCTGCGAATTTTGCTTCTTTAGGGGAGGAAATCCGCGATGTCGAACAAGGAGGGGCCGATTATATTCATGTTGATGTGATGGACGGCCATTTTGTTCCGAATATCACGATCGGCCCGCTCATTGTCGAGGCGATACGCCCGGTTACGAATTTGCCGCTTGACGTTCATTTAATGATCGAGCAGCCGGACCGCTATATCCCTGCTTTTGCCAAAGCAGGTGCCGACTACTTATCCGTTCATGTAGAAGCGTGCCCGCATTTGCATCGCACGATCCATCTCATTAAAGAGCATGGAGTCAAAGCGGGGGTTGTGTTAAATCCGCACACGCCGGTGGAAATGATTCAACATATTATTGAAGATGTGGATTTAGTGTTATTGATGACCGTCAATCCCGGATTTGGCGGGCAGAAGTTTATTCCGTCCGTATTGCCGAAAATTCGCCAAGTAGCGCAGTATGTCAAAGAGCGGAATTTATCGGTGGAGATTGAAGTAGACGGCGGGATTAACGCAGAAACGGCGCGCTTGTGCGTAGAAGCGGGGGCAAACGTGCTTGTGGCAGGATCGGCCATTTATAATGAACAAGACCGCGCCGCGGCGATTCGCGCGCTTCGGGGGCCTCATAAAGCGGAAGGGTAA
- the fmt gene encoding methionyl-tRNA formyltransferase, giving the protein MTRMVFMGTPDFAVPILRQLIDDGYDVVGVVTQPDKPKGRKQELTPPPVKVEAQKHGIPVLQPTKIREKEQYEQVLALKPDLIVTAAFGQILPKALLEAPKYGCINVHASLLPELRGGAPIHYAILQGKTKTGVTIMYMVEKLDAGDILTQVEVPITETDTVGTLHDKLSVAGAKLLSETIPQLLAGKLTPVKQDEEKATFAYNIKREQEKIDWAKSGEEIYNHIRGLNPWPVAYTTQEGKVWKIWWGEKLPAPKKAEPGTIIDITDDGIVVATGNETAIKITELQPAGKKRMEAAQFLRGAGNHLTIGMKLGEEHESEKRA; this is encoded by the coding sequence ATGACAAGAATGGTATTTATGGGAACCCCGGACTTTGCCGTCCCGATATTAAGACAGCTCATTGACGATGGATACGATGTCGTCGGCGTCGTCACCCAGCCTGACAAACCGAAAGGAAGAAAGCAGGAGTTGACGCCGCCGCCGGTGAAAGTGGAAGCACAAAAGCATGGAATTCCGGTATTGCAGCCGACAAAAATCCGCGAAAAAGAACAATATGAACAAGTGCTAGCGTTAAAACCAGATTTAATTGTGACGGCAGCATTTGGACAAATTTTGCCAAAAGCGTTGCTTGAGGCGCCGAAATACGGCTGCATTAATGTCCATGCCTCCTTGCTTCCGGAATTGCGCGGAGGTGCGCCGATTCATTATGCGATTTTGCAGGGGAAAACAAAAACAGGCGTCACGATTATGTATATGGTAGAGAAACTCGATGCCGGCGATATTTTAACCCAAGTAGAAGTACCGATTACGGAAACCGATACGGTCGGCACCTTGCATGATAAATTAAGCGTCGCCGGGGCAAAACTGTTATCAGAGACAATTCCGCAGCTGCTTGCCGGAAAGCTGACTCCGGTCAAGCAGGACGAGGAAAAAGCGACGTTTGCCTACAATATTAAACGCGAACAAGAAAAAATCGATTGGGCAAAATCGGGGGAAGAGATTTATAACCATATCCGCGGCTTAAACCCATGGCCGGTCGCTTATACGACGCAAGAGGGAAAGGTATGGAAAATTTGGTGGGGGGAAAAACTTCCTGCACCGAAAAAAGCAGAGCCAGGGACGATCATCGATATTACCGATGACGGAATCGTTGTGGCGACCGGCAATGAAACAGCAATAAAAATTACAGAGCTGCAGCCGGCCGGCAAAAAGCGGATGGAGGCAGCGCAGTTTTTGCGCGGCGCCGGCAATCATCTCACCATCGGAATGAAGCTAGGAGAGGAACATGAAAGCGAAAAACGTGCGTGA
- a CDS encoding thiamine diphosphokinase, with amino-acid sequence MWIHIVGGGPSEQLPSLPEYDGKQVRWLGVDRGTKTLLEAGIRPVKAFGDFDSLTEEEIVSLQKTLNDMDIWPAEKDKTDMEIALDWAVEQGADKIRIFGATGGRLDHLFGNVQLLIKYADRDIEIIDRQNVLTVHLPGAYTVSYDERYRYVSYIPISRDIKGLTLKGFKYPLTNCHIFRGSTLCISNELIQSSGTFSFSEGILMMIRSSDFHRCL; translated from the coding sequence ATGTGGATTCACATTGTCGGCGGTGGACCAAGCGAACAGCTTCCTTCTTTGCCCGAATATGACGGCAAGCAGGTGCGGTGGCTGGGGGTGGACCGCGGGACAAAGACGCTGCTTGAGGCAGGCATCCGTCCCGTCAAAGCGTTTGGCGACTTTGACTCATTGACCGAGGAAGAAATTGTATCGCTGCAAAAAACATTAAACGATATGGACATATGGCCGGCGGAAAAAGATAAAACCGATATGGAAATTGCCCTTGACTGGGCGGTTGAGCAAGGAGCGGATAAAATCCGGATTTTTGGAGCGACCGGCGGCAGGCTTGATCATTTATTTGGCAATGTGCAATTGCTGATCAAATATGCCGATCGAGACATTGAAATCATTGACCGACAAAACGTGCTGACCGTCCATCTTCCCGGCGCTTACACCGTTTCTTATGACGAACGGTATCGCTACGTTTCTTACATTCCGATTTCCCGTGATATTAAAGGGCTGACGCTAAAAGGATTTAAATATCCGCTAACAAATTGTCATATTTTTCGTGGTTCAACATTATGTATTAGTAATGAACTTATCCAATCTTCCGGTACTTTTTCCTTTTCTGAAGGCATATTAATGATGATAAGAAGCAGTGATTTTCACCGCTGCTTGTAG
- the rsgA gene encoding ribosome small subunit-dependent GTPase A, whose product MAEGKIIKALSGFYYVLSEGNVFQCRGRGVFRKQKITPLVGDHVVFQATSENEGYILEIRERKNSLVRPPIANVEQAILVFSAVEPDFSPKLLDRFLVLVESEQIAPIIVVNKMDLVDDKAKPLIEQYIRDYQRIGYDVIETSTVTKEGIERLLSYLEGRISVVAGQSGVGKSSLLNALRPDLQLKTNDISTHLGRGKHTTRHVELLEIGGGLVADTPGFSALELDDIEIEELPLYFPEFRERSDGCKFRGCLHVAEPKCAVREAVEAGQIPSYRYENYLSFIEEMKERKPRYER is encoded by the coding sequence ATGGCAGAAGGAAAGATTATTAAGGCATTAAGCGGATTTTATTACGTATTGTCAGAAGGAAATGTGTTTCAATGCCGGGGCAGAGGAGTGTTTCGCAAACAGAAAATCACTCCTCTTGTCGGCGATCATGTTGTCTTTCAGGCGACGAGCGAGAACGAAGGATATATTTTGGAAATACGCGAGCGGAAAAATTCGCTCGTCCGTCCGCCGATTGCCAATGTCGAGCAGGCGATTTTAGTGTTTTCCGCCGTGGAACCGGATTTTAGCCCGAAACTCCTCGATCGCTTTCTCGTCCTTGTCGAATCAGAGCAAATTGCCCCAATTATCGTCGTAAATAAAATGGATTTAGTGGATGACAAAGCAAAGCCGCTGATCGAACAATATATCCGTGACTATCAGCGCATAGGCTATGACGTTATTGAAACCTCTACCGTCACCAAGGAAGGAATAGAGCGGCTGCTTTCCTATTTGGAAGGAAGGATTTCCGTGGTTGCCGGGCAATCCGGCGTCGGCAAATCGTCGTTGCTAAATGCGCTTCGTCCTGATTTGCAATTAAAAACAAACGATATTTCCACACATTTAGGGCGCGGCAAACATACGACCCGCCATGTCGAACTGCTGGAAATTGGCGGCGGCCTCGTCGCCGATACGCCTGGCTTTAGCGCGCTCGAACTCGATGACATCGAAATTGAGGAACTGCCGCTTTATTTTCCAGAGTTTCGCGAGCGCAGCGATGGCTGCAAATTTCGCGGCTGTCTGCATGTCGCCGAGCCGAAATGCGCCGTAAGAGAGGCGGTGGAAGCGGGGCAAATCCCTTCTTACCGGTATGAGAACTATCTGAGTTTTATCGAAGAAATGAAAGAACGAAAGCCGAGGTATGAACGATGA
- the def gene encoding peptide deformylase, whose protein sequence is MAILPIVTYPADILEKECEPVKRFDRQLIKLLNDMYDTMIDADGVGLAAPQVGITKQIAVVDVGDEHGCIELVNPVILEARGEQIGPEGCLSFPGLFGEVKRADYVKIRAQDRRGRPFMLEATGFLARALQHEIDHLHGILFTSKVIRYYDPEELEG, encoded by the coding sequence TTGGCTATTTTACCGATTGTGACATATCCAGCGGACATTTTAGAAAAAGAGTGCGAGCCGGTAAAACGGTTTGATCGCCAGCTTATTAAGCTGTTGAATGATATGTATGATACGATGATAGATGCCGACGGGGTCGGCTTAGCCGCCCCGCAAGTCGGCATTACCAAGCAAATCGCCGTCGTCGATGTCGGCGATGAACATGGCTGCATTGAACTCGTTAATCCGGTTATTCTCGAAGCGCGCGGCGAACAAATCGGTCCGGAAGGCTGCTTAAGTTTTCCGGGGCTGTTTGGCGAAGTGAAACGGGCCGATTATGTCAAAATCCGTGCCCAAGACCGCCGCGGCCGGCCGTTTATGCTTGAAGCGACAGGATTTTTGGCGCGTGCGCTCCAGCACGAGATCGATCATTTGCATGGAATATTATTTACCTCGAAAGTAATCCGTTATTATGATCCCGAGGAATTAGAAGGGTAG
- the rsmB gene encoding 16S rRNA (cytosine(967)-C(5))-methyltransferase RsmB: MKAKNVREIALETLLAIEEKEAYSNLQLNKVIEEHHLSARDVGLLTEIVYGTVQRRDTLDYYLTPFLAKARKLERWVRILLRLTLYQVLYLDRVPDRAAIFEAVEIAKKRGHKGTASLVNGVMRSIQRQGVPPLENIEDEVKRLAVATSHPYWLVKRWVGQYGFAEAKRMCETNLLPPKQTARVNTTRITVEEAMERLRQEGMEVARGEVAVEAIRSERGNLAHTAAFRKGLITIQDESSMLVARALGPKEQERVLDSCAAPGGKSTHIAELMDNTGQVISVDIHDHKVKLIEEQAKRLQLTNISTCVLDSRRLGERFEKESFDKILVDAPCSGFGVIRRKPDIKYAKTEEDIPSLARLQQEILRAAAPLLKRGGTLVYSTCTIDRAENEEVIAQFLKDHPEFAPDETMPERLPEKVQPYVRNGQLHLLPHYFGSDGFFIASLRKKV, translated from the coding sequence ATGAAAGCGAAAAACGTGCGTGAAATTGCGTTAGAAACGCTGTTAGCAATCGAAGAAAAAGAAGCGTACAGCAACTTGCAACTAAATAAAGTCATTGAGGAACATCATCTTTCTGCAAGAGATGTCGGGCTGCTGACAGAAATCGTATATGGGACGGTGCAGCGGCGCGACACGCTCGATTATTATTTGACTCCTTTTTTGGCAAAAGCGCGCAAGCTCGAACGGTGGGTCCGCATCCTGCTCCGCTTGACCCTTTATCAAGTATTATATTTAGACCGCGTTCCCGACCGCGCCGCGATTTTTGAAGCGGTGGAAATCGCGAAAAAACGTGGGCATAAAGGAACGGCTTCGCTTGTAAACGGAGTGATGCGTTCGATCCAGCGCCAAGGTGTGCCGCCGCTCGAGAACATTGAAGATGAAGTCAAGCGGCTGGCTGTTGCGACAAGCCATCCGTACTGGCTTGTCAAGCGCTGGGTCGGGCAATACGGTTTTGCTGAAGCAAAACGGATGTGTGAAACAAACCTGCTTCCGCCAAAGCAAACGGCAAGAGTGAATACGACGCGGATCACGGTGGAGGAAGCGATGGAGCGGCTCCGCCAGGAAGGAATGGAAGTCGCGCGCGGCGAAGTCGCCGTGGAGGCGATTCGTTCAGAAAGAGGAAATCTTGCCCACACCGCCGCGTTTCGCAAAGGACTCATCACGATTCAAGATGAAAGCTCGATGCTAGTGGCAAGAGCGCTAGGTCCGAAAGAACAGGAGCGCGTGCTTGACAGCTGTGCGGCTCCGGGCGGAAAATCGACCCATATCGCCGAATTAATGGATAACACGGGTCAAGTTATATCGGTAGACATTCACGACCATAAGGTGAAGCTGATCGAAGAACAGGCAAAGCGCCTGCAGCTGACCAACATTTCTACCTGTGTGCTCGACAGCAGGCGCTTAGGCGAGCGGTTTGAAAAAGAATCGTTTGATAAAATTTTAGTCGACGCGCCGTGTTCCGGATTTGGCGTCATCCGCCGCAAACCGGATATTAAATATGCAAAAACGGAAGAAGATATTCCTTCCCTCGCTAGGCTGCAACAAGAAATTTTGCGGGCAGCGGCGCCACTATTAAAAAGAGGCGGAACGCTTGTATACAGCACTTGCACGATTGACCGAGCGGAAAATGAGGAAGTCATCGCCCAATTTTTAAAGGATCACCCGGAATTTGCGCCCGATGAAACGATGCCGGAGCGGCTGCCGGAAAAAGTGCAGCCATACGTCCGCAACGGGCAGTTGCATCTCCTCCCTCACTATTTTGGCTCGGACGGATTTTTTATCGCATCATTACGAAAGAAGGTGTAG
- the spoVM gene encoding stage V sporulation protein SpoVM translates to MKFYTIKLPKFLGGIVRAMLNTFKKG, encoded by the coding sequence ATGAAATTTTATACGATTAAACTGCCAAAATTTCTCGGCGGGATTGTACGCGCCATGTTAAACACCTTTAAAAAAGGATAA
- the rpmB gene encoding 50S ribosomal protein L28: protein MAKCFVTGKKKSFGNSRSHAMNANKRTWKANLQKVRILVDGKPKRVWVSARALKSGKVQRV from the coding sequence ATGGCAAAATGCTTTGTAACGGGAAAGAAAAAATCTTTCGGCAATTCGCGTTCTCACGCGATGAATGCAAATAAACGCACATGGAAAGCTAACTTGCAAAAAGTTCGTATTTTAGTCGACGGAAAACCGAAACGTGTTTGGGTTTCTGCGCGCGCATTAAAATCAGGAAAAGTACAACGCGTGTAA
- the pknB gene encoding Stk1 family PASTA domain-containing Ser/Thr kinase, protein MLIGKRLNDRYKIISLIGGGGMANVYLARDMILERDVAVKVLRFDFANDEQFIKRFRREAQAATSLNHENIVSIYDVGEDEDVYYIVMEYVRGCTLKQYIHQHAPLPVPKALHIMEQLTSAIAHAHENGVIHRDIKPQNILIDENGDVKVTDFGIAVALSSTTITQTNSVLGSVHYLSPEQARGGVTTEKSDIYSLGIVMFELVTGRLPFSGESAVSIVLKHLQAETPSPKTWNPSIPQSVENIILKATAKDPFYRYRSAREMNEDIRTALDPERVNEEKFTIPADDEEATKAIPIIKDTPVSAGLEQETIVYEEKPKAEKPKTKRKWLVWLTAAFLFLAAAGVSAVTWIPDLIFPKEVTMPNVVNKDYDEAIEQLSSLGLEIKDTIDVEDDKIEEGKVVRTKPEAGMTVKQGSGVIIYKSAGKKKIEFGNFIGENIDTAEEQLRNEGFTNIKRNERYSDKPSGTIIDQFPYAGDKVVADETEVIFTVSIGPEQIVLKDLTGYTEKSVRDYANDQQLQVEIKYEYSDEVPQGLVISQTPAANEKVEKGDTITVVISRGKEPLPTKTVIKEIVIPYDPAEAGQVVEAQLYIQDAKHNMTTPYKTYRLTKQVTETVEFEIPYKETAYYRVIVNNVVKDEGTIPYPDDRAKE, encoded by the coding sequence GTGCTCATCGGCAAACGATTAAACGATCGCTATAAAATCATTAGCTTAATCGGCGGAGGCGGCATGGCCAACGTCTATTTGGCCAGAGATATGATATTGGAGCGGGATGTCGCTGTAAAAGTATTGCGTTTTGATTTTGCCAATGATGAACAGTTTATTAAGCGGTTCCGCCGCGAAGCGCAAGCGGCAACGAGCTTGAATCATGAAAACATTGTTTCCATTTATGATGTCGGTGAAGACGAGGATGTTTATTACATTGTTATGGAGTATGTGCGCGGATGCACATTAAAGCAGTATATTCATCAGCACGCCCCTTTGCCAGTTCCAAAAGCGCTTCATATTATGGAGCAATTGACTTCTGCGATTGCCCATGCTCATGAAAATGGCGTCATTCATCGCGATATTAAACCGCAAAATATTTTGATTGATGAAAACGGCGATGTGAAAGTGACCGACTTCGGTATTGCCGTGGCTCTTAGTTCGACAACCATTACGCAAACGAATTCCGTGCTTGGCTCCGTTCATTATTTGTCGCCGGAGCAAGCGCGCGGCGGAGTGACAACGGAAAAATCGGACATTTATTCTCTTGGCATTGTCATGTTTGAGCTCGTCACCGGCCGGCTTCCATTCTCCGGAGAGTCCGCCGTGTCGATTGTGCTTAAGCATTTGCAGGCGGAAACTCCCTCGCCTAAAACCTGGAATCCTAGTATTCCGCAAAGCGTCGAGAATATTATTTTAAAAGCGACGGCGAAAGATCCGTTTTATCGCTACCGTTCAGCGCGGGAAATGAATGAAGATATCCGCACCGCTTTAGATCCGGAACGGGTGAATGAGGAGAAATTCACCATTCCTGCCGATGATGAGGAAGCGACGAAAGCGATCCCAATTATAAAAGACACCCCTGTTAGTGCCGGGCTTGAGCAGGAAACGATCGTATACGAAGAAAAACCAAAAGCGGAAAAGCCAAAAACAAAACGGAAGTGGCTTGTCTGGCTTACGGCCGCCTTTTTATTTCTCGCGGCGGCTGGAGTGAGTGCGGTTACGTGGATTCCGGACTTGATTTTCCCGAAAGAAGTGACGATGCCAAACGTTGTTAACAAAGATTACGATGAGGCAATCGAGCAGTTGTCGTCGCTAGGGTTAGAGATTAAAGATACGATTGATGTCGAGGATGATAAAATAGAAGAGGGAAAGGTCGTACGTACGAAACCGGAAGCGGGCATGACTGTCAAACAAGGCTCAGGGGTGATTATTTATAAAAGCGCCGGCAAAAAGAAAATCGAATTTGGCAACTTTATCGGCGAAAATATCGACACGGCCGAGGAGCAGCTGCGCAACGAAGGTTTTACGAACATTAAGCGCAATGAACGTTATAGTGATAAACCATCTGGCACGATTATCGATCAATTTCCGTATGCTGGGGACAAAGTAGTGGCTGATGAAACGGAAGTCATTTTTACTGTCAGTATCGGTCCGGAACAAATTGTGTTAAAAGATTTGACGGGATATACGGAAAAGAGCGTGCGTGACTACGCGAACGATCAACAATTGCAGGTGGAGATAAAATACGAATATTCCGACGAGGTGCCGCAAGGGCTCGTGATTTCACAAACGCCAGCAGCGAATGAAAAAGTCGAGAAAGGGGATACGATTACGGTCGTGATTTCCCGCGGCAAAGAGCCGCTCCCGACAAAAACAGTGATCAAAGAGATTGTTATTCCATATGATCCCGCAGAAGCGGGACAGGTGGTGGAAGCACAGTTGTATATTCAAGATGCGAAACATAATATGACAACGCCGTATAAAACGTACCGTTTAACGAAGCAGGTTACAGAAACGGTGGAATTTGAAATTCCGTATAAGGAAACGGCATACTATCGAGTCATTGTCAACAATGTCGTCAAAGACGAAGGAACGATTCCATATCCAGACGATCGCGCAAAGGAGTGA
- a CDS encoding Asp23/Gls24 family envelope stress response protein, protein MSIELQTKYGRIEISNDVIAMIAGGAAVDCYGIVGMASKNQIRDGISEILRRENFSKGVIVREENGEVHIDMYIIVSYGTKISEVAHNVQTKVKYTLDQTLGLSVQSINIYVQGVRVTNP, encoded by the coding sequence ATGTCCATCGAATTGCAAACGAAATATGGACGAATTGAAATATCCAATGATGTTATTGCGATGATTGCTGGCGGCGCTGCGGTCGATTGCTATGGCATTGTTGGAATGGCGTCGAAAAACCAAATTAGAGATGGAATTTCGGAAATTTTGCGGAGAGAAAACTTTTCCAAAGGTGTAATCGTTCGCGAGGAAAACGGCGAAGTACATATCGATATGTACATTATTGTCAGCTATGGCACGAAAATTTCAGAGGTAGCTCATAATGTGCAAACAAAAGTAAAATATACGCTTGATCAAACGTTGGGCCTTTCTGTCCAATCGATCAATATTTACGTTCAAGGGGTTCGGGTGACGAATCCGTAG